The Streptomonospora litoralis genome window below encodes:
- a CDS encoding RluA family pseudouridine synthase — protein sequence MPVPDGVEGERIDAAIARMFGLSRTRAAEIITEGNVTVDGAAAAKSDRLEAGSWLEVTLPPPPEAPSARPEPVPGMSVVHEDADIVVVNKPAGVVAHPTVGWTGPTVLQGLLSSGVELATSGAAERQGIVHRLDANTTGLMVLAKSEAAYSVLKRAFKEREVDKVYHALVQGHPDPLRGTVDAPIGRHPAGDGRFAVVAGGRPSVTHYDTVEAFRAASLLEVKLETGRTHQIRVHMAALRHPCVGDHLYGADPVLAEYLGVRSQWLHAVRLGFQHPTEGRRVEFECAYADELAASLELLRED from the coding sequence ATGCCGGTGCCCGACGGCGTCGAGGGCGAGCGCATCGACGCCGCCATCGCCCGTATGTTCGGGCTCTCGCGCACCCGCGCCGCCGAGATCATCACCGAGGGCAACGTCACCGTCGACGGCGCCGCGGCCGCCAAGTCCGACCGCTTGGAGGCGGGCAGTTGGCTGGAGGTCACCCTGCCCCCTCCGCCGGAGGCGCCCTCGGCGCGTCCGGAGCCGGTGCCGGGGATGTCGGTGGTCCACGAGGACGCCGACATCGTCGTCGTCAACAAGCCGGCCGGAGTGGTCGCCCACCCCACCGTGGGCTGGACCGGTCCGACCGTGCTCCAGGGCCTGCTTTCCTCCGGCGTCGAACTGGCCACCAGCGGAGCGGCCGAGCGCCAGGGCATCGTGCACCGGCTCGACGCCAACACCACCGGGCTGATGGTGCTCGCCAAGAGCGAGGCCGCCTATTCCGTGCTGAAGCGGGCCTTCAAGGAACGCGAGGTCGACAAGGTCTACCACGCGCTCGTGCAGGGCCACCCCGACCCGCTGCGCGGCACCGTCGACGCCCCGATCGGCCGCCACCCCGCGGGCGACGGCCGGTTCGCGGTGGTGGCCGGCGGGCGGCCCTCGGTCACGCACTACGACACCGTGGAGGCGTTCCGCGCCGCCAGCCTGCTGGAGGTCAAGCTGGAGACGGGGCGCACCCACCAGATCCGCGTGCACATGGCGGCGCTGCGGCACCCGTGCGTGGGCGACCACCTCTACGGCGCCGACCCCGTGCTGGCCGAGTACCTCGGTGTGCGCAGCCAGTGGCTGCACGCGGTGCGGCTGGGCTTCCAGCACCCCACCGAGGGCCGCCGCGTCGAGTTCGAGTGCGCGTACGCCGACGAACTCGCGGCCTCGCTGGAGCTGCTGCGCGAGGATTGA
- the lspA gene encoding signal peptidase II has product MNGPAARSPRRFLLLTAVAAAALAADYATKELALAAFEPGESMRVVGELLRFTLVFNTGAAFSMGQGVPWLFFIIAVGVVVYILFMARKLGSASWTVALGLILGGALGNLVDRAFRPPAPLHGAVVDWIQVPNFPVFNIADSCICVGGAFAVLLAFRGINLDGTRESDNRAEEAPADEDGAAAQAKGAERPADEAGGGPQTAADPKEGTGRGEGAVAPDSGAEPDGTDRAGTRRDEGGRSA; this is encoded by the coding sequence GTGAACGGACCCGCCGCGCGCAGCCCGCGGCGGTTCCTTCTGTTGACGGCGGTGGCCGCGGCGGCTCTGGCGGCCGACTACGCCACCAAGGAACTCGCGCTGGCCGCGTTCGAGCCGGGCGAGTCGATGCGGGTCGTGGGCGAGCTGCTGCGGTTCACGCTCGTGTTCAACACCGGAGCCGCGTTCTCCATGGGCCAGGGCGTGCCCTGGCTGTTCTTCATCATCGCCGTGGGCGTGGTGGTCTACATCCTGTTCATGGCGCGCAAACTCGGCAGCGCGTCGTGGACCGTCGCGCTCGGGTTGATCCTCGGCGGTGCCCTGGGCAACCTCGTCGACCGCGCCTTCCGGCCGCCGGCGCCGCTGCACGGTGCGGTCGTCGACTGGATCCAGGTCCCCAACTTCCCGGTCTTCAACATCGCCGACTCCTGCATCTGCGTCGGCGGGGCTTTCGCCGTGCTGCTGGCGTTCCGCGGCATCAACCTCGACGGCACCCGCGAGTCCGACAATCGGGCCGAGGAAGCCCCGGCCGATGAGGACGGCGCGGCGGCCCAGGCGAAGGGCGCCGAACGCCCCGCCGACGAGGCCGGCGGCGGCCCGCAAACGGCCGCCGATCCGAAGGAGGGCACCGGCCGCGGCGAGGGCGCGGTCGCGCCCGATTCCGGCGCGGAACCGGACGGCACCGACCGCGCGGGCACCCGCCGCGACGAAGGCGGGCGGTCGGCGTGA
- a CDS encoding TraR/DksA family transcriptional regulator yields the protein MSVSNAAELPVRPGEDPWTEAELAEVREGLETEVARLREGVAAAESELAERLSDSVEGAGDDPTDTGAKAYQREHDLALNYNTRELLAQSERAIQRMDAGTYGVCESCGKAIGKARLQAYPRATLCVQCKQREERR from the coding sequence ATGAGCGTGTCGAATGCGGCCGAGCTCCCAGTCCGCCCGGGGGAGGATCCGTGGACCGAGGCCGAGTTGGCCGAGGTGCGCGAGGGCCTGGAGACCGAGGTCGCCCGGCTGCGCGAGGGCGTCGCCGCCGCCGAGTCCGAGCTGGCCGAGCGGCTGTCGGATTCGGTCGAGGGGGCCGGAGACGACCCGACCGACACCGGTGCCAAGGCTTATCAGCGCGAGCACGACCTGGCGCTGAACTACAATACGCGTGAGCTCCTCGCGCAGAGCGAGCGGGCGATCCAGCGGATGGACGCGGGGACCTACGGAGTCTGCGAGTCCTGCGGGAAGGCCATCGGCAAGGCCCGCCTGCAGGCCTACCCCCGCGCCACATTGTGTGTGCAGTGCAAACAGCGCGAGGAGCGTCGCTGA
- a CDS encoding thiamine pyrophosphate-dependent enzyme → MTEETENPVGSAAEGAYEGLDRSRAGGDRAWRTAAEEVVDVLAAASVRRCYTVPGESFLELADAIEQHDDLRLVSTRHENGAGFMAEAEAKLTGVPAVAAATRGPGAANLAVGVHTARQDSTPMVVFLGQVTSPYLGREAFQEVDLTAFYTPITKWATTVHRADRLAEVTAQALRVATTGRPGPVAVAVPGDLFGRHVPAAHALPGAQPPRPPLGEEERDRLAEWLAAAERPVIIAGGGARSAREELVAVAERYNVGVYTSWRRQDVFPNDHRLYLGHLGLGCPAAVLRSLEEADAVLVVGSRLGEITSQTYRLPTAAGPGPGSPVAQIDIDPDQVGAVTGVWLGAVADAQVALDALAELPVDTPDRDYSEAHRRWERTATAPPEAATRAEGPLHPWAVVEAMRKALPEDTVVTNDAGNFAAFLHRGWTYRHPRTQLAPTSGAMGYAVPAAVAAKLAAPNRTVVAAVGDGGVLMTGQELETAARLGLAITVVVFQNGLYGTIAMHQASELGRRAGTDISGPLDLASYARGLGAGGATAETAVELADALADAAAAEGPVLIDVRTDPDAISPEATLAGLLNG, encoded by the coding sequence ATGACAGAGGAGACCGAAAACCCGGTCGGCAGCGCCGCCGAGGGCGCCTATGAGGGCCTGGACCGATCCCGGGCCGGCGGCGACCGGGCTTGGCGCACCGCCGCCGAGGAGGTCGTCGACGTCTTGGCCGCCGCGAGTGTACGCCGGTGCTACACCGTGCCCGGCGAGAGCTTCCTCGAACTCGCCGACGCGATCGAGCAGCACGACGACCTGCGGCTCGTCTCGACCCGCCACGAGAACGGCGCCGGGTTCATGGCCGAGGCCGAGGCCAAGCTCACCGGCGTCCCCGCGGTCGCAGCCGCCACGCGCGGTCCCGGCGCCGCCAACCTGGCCGTGGGCGTGCACACCGCGCGCCAGGACTCCACCCCGATGGTCGTGTTCCTCGGCCAGGTCACCAGCCCCTACCTGGGGCGCGAAGCGTTCCAGGAGGTCGACCTCACCGCCTTCTACACGCCGATCACCAAGTGGGCCACCACGGTCCACCGCGCCGACCGGCTCGCCGAGGTCACGGCCCAGGCGCTGCGGGTGGCCACCACCGGCCGCCCGGGCCCGGTGGCCGTCGCCGTGCCCGGTGACCTGTTCGGCCGACACGTCCCCGCGGCACATGCGCTACCGGGGGCGCAGCCGCCGCGGCCGCCGCTGGGCGAGGAGGAGCGCGACCGGCTCGCGGAGTGGCTGGCCGCGGCCGAACGCCCGGTGATCATCGCCGGCGGCGGCGCCCGCAGCGCACGCGAGGAGCTGGTCGCCGTCGCCGAACGCTACAACGTGGGCGTCTACACCTCATGGCGCCGCCAGGACGTGTTCCCCAACGACCACCGCCTCTACCTCGGCCACCTCGGCCTGGGGTGCCCCGCTGCGGTGCTGCGATCGCTGGAGGAGGCCGACGCCGTCCTGGTGGTGGGCTCGCGGCTGGGCGAGATCACCAGCCAGACCTACCGGCTGCCCACCGCCGCCGGCCCCGGACCGGGCTCGCCGGTGGCCCAGATCGACATCGACCCCGACCAGGTCGGCGCGGTCACCGGGGTATGGCTGGGCGCGGTGGCCGACGCCCAAGTGGCGCTGGACGCCCTCGCCGAACTGCCCGTCGACACGCCCGACCGCGACTACAGCGAGGCCCACCGCCGTTGGGAGCGCACCGCCACCGCACCCCCGGAGGCCGCCACCCGCGCCGAGGGCCCGCTGCACCCGTGGGCGGTGGTCGAGGCGATGCGCAAGGCGCTGCCGGAGGACACCGTCGTCACCAACGACGCCGGCAACTTCGCGGCGTTCCTGCATCGCGGTTGGACCTACCGGCACCCGCGCACCCAGCTCGCTCCGACCAGCGGCGCCATGGGCTATGCGGTCCCGGCGGCGGTCGCCGCGAAGCTCGCGGCGCCCAACCGGACCGTGGTGGCCGCAGTGGGCGACGGCGGCGTGCTGATGACCGGCCAGGAGTTGGAGACCGCGGCGCGGCTCGGCCTGGCGATCACGGTCGTGGTGTTCCAGAACGGGCTCTACGGCACGATCGCGATGCATCAGGCGAGCGAGCTCGGCCGCAGGGCGGGCACCGACATCAGCGGCCCGCTCGATCTGGCCTCCTACGCGCGGGGCCTGGGAGCGGGCGGCGCCACGGCCGAGACCGCGGTGGAACTCGCCGACGCGCTGGCCGATGCGGCGGCGGCCGAGGGCCCCGTCCTCATCGACGTGCGCACCGACCCCGACGCGATCAGCCCGGAGGCCACCCTGGCGGGCCTGTTGAACGGATGA